A section of the Amblyomma americanum isolate KBUSLIRL-KWMA chromosome 2, ASM5285725v1, whole genome shotgun sequence genome encodes:
- the LOC144118833 gene encoding uncharacterized protein LOC144118833, which produces MAPAAPLPPFSAAGAPVSPLPPGGLPGGPLEPDDKMDPIQMEMMLQQAMYDLMQRPIIPDPLVFACAALYLIIVMTLLIAGAFYFTNRRDCVSQRVSRQRLRNSIAGSFTSDLPRLVYHWKCARLSNAPPYQHRRKYPNGAEGFFARLDHESQKKTPPSPWIKRE; this is translated from the exons ATGGCCCCGGCTGCTCCACTGCCGCCCTTCTCAGCCGCTGGGGCTCCAGTTTCGCCGCTGCCGCCCGGCGGGCTTCCGGGCGGCCCTCTTGAACCCGACGACAAGATGGACCCCATCCAGATGGAGATGATGCT CCAACAAGCGATGTACGACCTGATGCAGCGGCCCATCATTCCGGATCCATTGGTCTTCGCCTGCGCCGCCTTGTACCTCATCATTGTCATGACTCTGCTCATCGCTGGGGCTTTCTACTTCACCAACCGCCGTGACTGCGTCTCGCAGAGAGTATCACGGCAACGCCTGCGGAACAGCATTGCAGGGAGCTTTACGTCTGATCTGCCACGACTTGTTTACCACTGGAAATGCGCACGCTTGAGCAATGCACCTCCATATCAACACAGAAGAAAGTATCCAAACGGCGCTGAAGGCTTCTTTGCTAGACTTGACCACGAGTCACAAAAGAAAACACCACCTTCCCCATGGATAAAGCGAGAGTGA